CGTTCTTCGAGGAGAAGTGGTTGTAGAAGGCCCCGCCGGACAACCCGACCGCCTTCATCAACCCATCGACGCCGGTACTGGCGAAACCACCCTGCTTGGCGAGCGCGCTGCTGCTGTGGAGCAGACGCTCGCGGGTTTCTTTCTTGTGGGTGGCTGAGTAGCGCATCGGGCGCCTCCGGAGCGGGTTGACGGTCCGCCGGAGAATAGCATAACGTTCGTTTACCTAACGACCGTTTACCAAAGAGGAAAACGAGGATGTCGCAGAACAGGAAAGTCGTGCTGGTGATCGGCGCTGGCGATGCCACCGGCGGCGCGATTGCCCGCCGCTTCGCCCGAGAAGGCTATATCGCCTGCGTTACCCGGCGCTCGGCCGACAAGCTGCAGCCGCTGGTGGACGCCATCCGTGCCGAAGGCGGCGAGGCCCACGGTTTCGCTTCCGACGCGCGCAAGGAAGAGGCGGTGATCGAACTGGTGGAAACCATCGAACGCGACATCGGCCCCATCGAGGCCTTCGTCTTCAACATCGGCGCCAACGTGCCGTGCAGCATCCTCGAAGAAACCGCGCGCAAGTACTTCAAGATCTGGGAAATGGCCTGTTTCTCCGGCTTCCTAACTGGCCGTGAGGTGGCCAAGCGCATGGTCAAGCGCCAGCGCGGCACGATCCTCTTCACTGGCGCCACCGCCGGCCTGCGCGGCGCGTCGGGCTTCGCCGCATTCGCCGGCGCCAAGCACGGCATTCGCGCGCTGGCCCAGAGCATGGCGCGTGAACTCGGCCCGATGGGCCTGCACGTGGCGCACGTGGTGGTGGACGGCGCGATCGACACCGAGTTCATCCGCGACAACTTCCCCGAGCGCTACAAACTCAAGGACCAGGACGGCATCCTCGCCCCTGAGCACATTGCCGACAGCTACTGGTATCTGCATTCACAGCCACGTGATGCCTGGACCTTCGAGCTGGATCTGCGCCCGTGGATCGAGCGCTGGTAAAAATCCGAGGACGACTAGCTGCGCGCCGACCAGGCGTCGCTGGAATCCAGCAAGGACTGCTCGTTTGCCGGCGCTGCCTATCAGAGCAAACGGTACGCGCCCCGCTGAATTCCACCCAGCCTGGCTCCTGCTCGCAAAGTCATATGCCGATTTTGCGAACCTTCAAAAAAAGAGAGAGCCACTCATGAGCAAGAGCGTCGAGTTCTACTTCGATTTCGGCAGCCCGACTTCCTACCTGGCCTACACCCAGCTACCGGCGATCTGCGCCGAAACCGGAGCCGAGCTGGTGTATCGGCCGGTGCTGCTGGGCGGCGTGTTCCAGGCAACCGGCAATTCCTCACCCATCGCCGTCCCAGCCAAGGGTCGCTACACCATGATCGACATCGATCGCTTCGCCCGTCGCTACGGCGTGCCGTTGAAGATGAACCCGCACTTCCCGATCAACACCCTCACCCTGATGCGCGCCGCCACCGGCGTGCAGATGCGCCAGCCGGAGCGCTTCGAGGCACTGCTCGCCTGCGTGTTCAAGGGCATGTGGGTGGATGCGCTGAACCTGGGCGATCCGGCGGTACTCGGGCCGTTGCTGGCCGGGGCGGGCTTCGATCCGCAGGCACTGCTGGCGCTGAGCGCCGATCAGGAAGTGAAGGATGCGCTGAAAGCCAACACCGAGGCGGCGATCAAGCGCGGGATGTTCGGCGCGCCGACCATGTTCGTCGGCAACGACATGTTCTTCGGCCAGGACCGCCTCGACTTCGTCCGCGAAGCCCTGGCGTAACACGGTTCGCATGCGGGAACCGGGCAGCCCCATTCCGCAGAGTTGTCGACAAGCACCAACGTAGGATGGCGTGGAGCACAGCGATACCCATCGACTCCACGCACCGACCGCATGGGTATCGCTACGCTCCACCCATCCTACAAAGCTTCATCGGCGAAGCTCTGGCGTAACACGGTTCGCATGCGGGAACCGGGCAGCCCCATTCCGCAGAGTTGTCGACAAGCACCAACGTAGGATGGCGTGGAGCGTAGCGATACCCATCGATTCCACGCACCGACCGCCTGGGTATCGCTGCGCTCCACCCATCCTGCAAAGCTTCATCGGCGAAGCTCTGGCGTAACGCGGTTCGCAAACAACGTAGGGCGGATAACGCTGATGCGCTATGCGCCCTACGGGTGGTGCCGTCACAAGGCCAGGACAGCCGAGCGGCGCAGGCCGAAGAACTCCAGCTCGGCGAACAGCAGGACCACCAGCGCCTGGCCAATGACGAAGGCGTAGCCCAGAGCGGTCGGCTGCACATAGCCGGTCACCAGCAGGGCGATGCTCTCCAGCACCCACAAGGCGTTCAAGGCTATCACCGCCCAGACGCCGGTGCGCGGCAGTACCGTCTGGTTGCTCATCCAGTAGAGCACCAGCGCCAGCGGCAGCAGCACGATGCCAGCCACCAGCAGCAGGATGAACGGCAGGCCGAACAGTTCGCCAAGCGGTTGCGCAGCCAGGGCCATCAGCAGGCCGATGGCGCCGCCGGCAAGGGCGTCGGCTTTCAGGGTGAGGCGAAGCAGCGGGGAGGATTGCAGCAGAGTCATGGCGAAGCTCCTTCAGGGGGCGCCACCGGCTGGCGGCGTGTGGATGCAGAATCCACCCAGGCCTGATGCGCGTCGATTACCTGCCAGGTAATGGCCGCGGAACCCGCCGCGGTCTATTGTTCGTTCCCATGAACAACCCAGCCCACAACAATCCGGCACAGCCTGTCGGCGCCCTGCTCCGCCAATGGCGCCAGCGCCGCCGACTCAGCCAGCTCGATCTCGCCTGTGACGCGGAAATTTCCACGCGCCACCTGAGCTTTGTCGAAACCGGACGCGCCCTGCCCAGCCGCGAGATGCTCCTGCACCTGGCCGAGCAACTGGACATCCCTCTGCGCGAACGCAACCGCCTGCTCAGCGCCGCCGGTTACGCACCGGTGTATTCGGAGAAGGGCCTGGACGACCCGGCGCTGACCGTGGCGAAGCAGGCCATCGACCAGTTGCTCATGGCCCATGAGCCGAACCCGGCGATGGTGGTGGACCGCCATTGGAATCTGCTGGCGTCCAATCGCACGGTGAATATCTTCCTCATCGGCGTGGCGCCCGAGTTGCTGCAGCCGCCGATAAACGTGCTGCGCATGAGCCTGCACCCCGATGGCCTGGCGCCGCGCATCCTCAACCTCGGGCCGTGGAAGGCGCATGTACTGGAGCGCTTGCAGCGGGACTACGAGGCTAGCGGCGACCCGGCGCTACAGGCATTGCGTGAGGAAGTGGCGGCCTACCCGGCACCGCCTTACGACGAAGCCGCCAGCGGCGACATGGTGCTGATTCCGGTGCAACTACAGACCGAACTCGGCGTGTGCAGCCTGATCGGCACCATCACGGTGTTCGGCACGCCGGTGGACGTGACGCTGTCGGAACTGGCCCTGGAAACCTTCTTCCCGGCCGATCCCGACAGCGCACGCATACTGCGCCAGCTCAACGGCATGGATTGAGCGGACTCAGGCAGTGGCGTTCTTGTCACGGATGCAGGTGGGGCCGGCGCGCTCTTCCACGGCATGGCGCACTTCATCGCGCAGGCCGAGCAGGAAGGCTGCTTCGGCGGCGACGAACAGCGGGCCGACGATCAACCCGGTGAGGTCGTCGATGAACGCCGGCTTGCGGCCTTCGTACCAGTGACCGACGAACTGGATGATCCATCCCACCACGAACAGCCCGATGCCCCAGGCCAGCCAGGACGCCGTGCTGCCGGCGGCGAACAGCGCGCCGCCCCACAACGACAGCGCCAGCAGCGCGGTCATCAGCAGGCCAAAGCGCAAATCCAGGCGCAGATAGAAAATGATCGAGGCGAGCGCCAGCAACGTGGCTGGAGCGATGGTCAGGCCGGCCAGGTCGAAACCCGGGCGCGACAGCAGGGTGGCAATCGACAACACGATCATCGGAATGCCGATGAAGTGGCTGACGATGTTGCGACGGTCACGGTGGTAGGCGGCGTACTGGGCCAGATGGTCGACGAGCGTTTTCATTGTTGTTCTCCCGCAAGGTACTGGCATGATGGCGTTGTGCGCCCTTGCACTCTGTCAGCTAGCCGACAAAGCCATGACCGACGCCAATCCGTATCTGCTCCGCCTCGTCGAGGGCCGCTGGTTCCAGGCCCTCCCGGACAGTCTGCGCCAAGCCCTGTGCGGCGCCGCCGTGGTCCGCCGCCTGCCAGCCGGGCAACGCCTGTTCGCCCGCGGCGATGCCCCCTGTGGGCTGTATTGCGTTGTGGAAGGTGCAATGCGCATCAGCGTGGTCGGCGAAAATGGCAAGGAAGCGCTGCTGGCGCTGGTGGAGCCACCTAACTGGTTCGGCGAGATCTGCCTGTTCGACGGCCAGCCACGCACCCACGACGCCTTCGCCGAGGGCGCCACGACACTGCTCCAGGTGCCCCAGGTTCCATTGCAGGCGATGCTCACCCAGCACCCGGAGTACTGGCGCGACTTCGCCCTGCTGATGAGCCACAAGCTGCGCATTACCTTCGCCGTGCTGGAAGAGCTGTCACTGTTGCCGGCCGCACCGCGCCTGGCGCGGCGGCTGCTGATGATCGCCGAGGGCTACGGCGAGTCGTCCACCTGCAAGCGCGAGCTGCACCTGCCGCAGGAACAACTGGCGGCGATGCTGTCGCTGTCACGGCAGACCACCAACCAGATTCTCAAGGACCTGGAAGCCCAGGGCATCCTCCGGCTCAGCTACGGAGGGATCGAGATCCTCGACCGCGACCGCCTGCGCGATGCCGCGCACGCCTAGGTGTTGAGCCCCACGAATCACTCTTTCGGATGGTTGCAGTAGCGGCGATCAGCGCTAGCCTTGGGATAGCCGTGGATCTGGCGCCAGAAAACCACAACCCGGCGCGCCGAGCGGCACACAATAACAATAAGGAACCTCCCGCCATGCTCCGGACACTCGATGTGCTTCGTGGTCTCCTGCTGTGCTATCTCGGCCTTTTCGCCCTCTGTGCGCAGGCCAGCCTGCCCAGCGATGAGCTGCAACTGCAGACCATGCAGGTGTATACCTGCCGATCGATCAACAGCCTGCTCCTGCTGCGCGGCGAAGGCTTCCAGGAAAACCACGCCGCCCAGTTGGAAAAGGACCTGGCCACCCTGGACAGCACGCTCAAGAGCTATGCCAGATCCGATACCGACCTGAAGAAGGCGCATGCGGAATTCGTTACCCAGATTCGCAATGGCGTTTCCTACGGCCCCAAGGAAGAGGACCTGCCCTGGCGCTACAACCAGGACCTCAGCCGGGCGCTGCGTGACCTGCTGAACCAGATCGAGCGTTTCGTCCCGGCCAGCGCCAATGCCGGTCAGGTCCCGCTGTGGGAGCTGCCGGTACGGGTCGAGTTCCTCGCCACCCAGTATCTGGGCCGCGCCTACATGAGCGGGCTGGAGATATCCCGGGAACAACCCCAGGAGTACCTGGGGCAGGACGAGAGCGTGCTGGTTCCGCTGTTGTCGCAACGCATCGAGCAACTGCCGGATGGCGACACGACCAAGAAGTTGCAGACGCGCTGGGATTATCTGAGCAAGGCGCTGCTGGACATGAACAGCAAGAGCAATGCCCTGGTCAGCGCCTCGGGCCGCCCGTGGGCGCCGATCATCGTCGAGCGCAACGCCCGCGCGGTCTCAGGGCAACTGATGCAGATCAGCCAGCAGTAGCGGCTCAGGCCGAAGCGGGCACCTCGCGCTCGGTCGCCGGCATCGTCGGCAGCGGCCGCTCCAGCTCATCGCAGTCCAGCTCGGCGGCGCGGCCAACCAGGAGCTCGTCCGGCGCGCGGGCTATCTTCAGATCCTTGCCGGGGTAGTCCAGCGAGTGCAGGAAGTGCCGCAGGCAATTGAGCCGCGCACGCTTCTTGTCGTCGGACTTGACCACAACCCAGGGCGCGTCTGCGGTGTCGGTGTGGAAGAACATCGCTTCCTTGGCCTGGGTGTAGTCGTCCCAGCGATCCAGCGACTGGATATCGATGGGCGACAGCTTCCAGTGCTTGAGCGGGTCGTCGCGGCGCGATACGAAGCGCCGCAATTGCTCCTCGCGGCTTACCGAGAACCAGTACTTGAACAGGTGGATGCCATTGCGCACCAGCATGCGCTCCAGGTCCGGCGTCTGCTGCATGAACTCCAGGTACTGGCGCGGCGTGCAGAAGCCCATCACGCGCTCTACCCCCGCACGGTTGTACCAGGAACGGTCGAGGAAGACGATTTCACCCGCGGTCGGTAGATGCTGGATGTAACGCTGGAAGTACCATTGCCCGCGTTCGGCATCGCTGGGCTTCTCCAGCGCCACCACTCGCGCGCCGCGCGGGTTGAGGTGCTCGGTAAAGCGCTTGATGGTGCCGCCCTTGCCGGCCGCATCGCGCCCTTCGAAGAGCACGACGATGCGTTGTCCGGTCTCCTTCACCCAGTTCTGCACCTTGAGCAGCTCGACCTGCAGCTTGGCTTTCTGCACCTCGTACTCCCTGCGCTGCATGCGCTTGCGGTACGGGTAGCTGGCGGGCAGGTCGGCAGAGGTGGAATCCTCGTTGCTGCCGCGCGGCGCCATCGCAACGGTGAGCGCCACCGGGCCGTGGCTCTGGGAGCGAATCTCCTCGCCGCCACCGGTAGGGGCCGCGATGGATCCTGCGGGCAGGGTCTTGGGGTCGTTCTGGGGCATGGTCTCCTCCTGTGAGACGGAATGGGTTGGCCGGATATCCTGTCCACTTTGCTCACCGTCGCGGCGACTCCCCTTGACCGACATCAATCCCGGCGGGGGAGCTGCCCGTCATGTGCCGCGAGCATGCCTCACAGCCAGCCTTTGTACTTGAACCAGTAGTACGGAATGATCGCCGAGATGACCATCGCCACCAGCGCCATCGGGTAGCCCGCCAGCCAGGCAAGCTCGGGCATGTGCTCGAAGTTCATGCCATACACGGTGCCCACCAGGGTCGGCGGCAGGAACAGCACGGCGGCGATGGAGAACACCTTGATGATGCTGTTCTGCTCGATGTTGATCAGGCCCAGCGTGGCATCGAGCAGGAAAGTGATTTCGCCGGACATCTTCGACTGGTACTCGCTGAGCGAGCGCACGTCGCGCTCCACCGACTTCATGCCCAGCTTCACTTCGTCGCTGATCCAGCCGTTGTTGCCCTGGCGGAAGTACGCCAGCGGCCGGCTGATGCTCAGGAGGCTCTCGTTGAGCTTGGACAGCAGGGAGTTGCTGCGCCCCAGTTGCTTGACGATCCCCTGCAGGTCGGCCTTGCCCCCCTTGGCCCCGCCCTCGTGGAAGATGCCGTTGGAGAGTGTGTCGAGCTGCTTCTGCACGGTTTCCAGAACATCGGCGATGCGATCCACCACGCTGTCCATCAGCGAGACGAACAACTGGTCGCTGGCTCCCTCGCAGCCGCCGCGCTGGGTGCGGGCCTCGAAGGTGCGGAAGGCCAGCAGGTCGGTATAGCGCACCGTCACCAGCCAGTGCGGGGTCAGCACGCAGGTGACTTCCGAGGTGCTCGGCTTGTGCTCGCGGATGCCTCCGACCACGGTGGTGGTCATGTACAGCGCGCCCTTGCTCTCGTAGAAGCGCGAGGAATCCTCGATCTCGGCCATCTCCTCCTGGGTCGGCACATCCACCGCGATGATCGACTCCAGTAGCTGCTCCTCCTCGGCGGTGGGCTGGAACAGGTCGATCCACAGGGTGTCCTTGGGCATGCCGTGGCATTCGTTGCCGTTGTGGCGCACCAGGCGGTCGCCGACGAGGGTGTAATAGGTGATCATGTCGCCCGACAATCCTTCCAAGCCTGAGGTTGACCGCAGGTTGGCCAACTTCCCGCTGCTTCACAAGCCCATCGGAGAGCAATGCGATGTCCGAACAAGAAGATGGCGAAGAGTCCTTCGCCGAGGAAACCCTGATCCAGGCCATCGAGAACCAGATCGAGAGCGAAAGCCCGCCCGCTGCCCGCGCGGTGTTCAACAAGCTTACGCTGGTCGGCTACGAACGCGAGGACGCCCTGCATCTGATGGCGCTGGTGCTGGCCCATGAGATCGAGGCGATGCTGGCTCAAGACCGCGCCTTCGACGGCCAATGGTACGAGCAGGCTCTGCGCGCGCTGCCCACCCTGCCCGACGAAGACGACTGAGAGGGCTTGCCGGGGCGTCCCGCGATGTGGCTACACTGGAGCCTCACTGGACCATCAGGAGTTGGTGTATGGCCTTCACAGAAGAAATGGTTGCGGAACTGGATCTACTGGCGCTCTACGACCTGGAGAACAGCCAGGCTGGCTTGAAAGTCCACCATGACGCCTCGAAGGAGGCCGTCGCCGCCGCCGAGCGGCTTCACGCCAAGGGGCTCATCGACAAACCCGATGGCGGCTACCTGACCAGCCTCGGCCTCGACGCCGCCGAGCACGCCCAGGTACTGCTGGGCATCCTGCGCTCCTCCTGACCTCAAGACTTGCCGCCGACGGGCGATAACCTGGCAACTCTCCGTGCGCCGCACTCCACGAGGCGGCGCCGCTGGCCAGACAGCAGTACGCCATGACGCTCATCCACGAGATCCGCCCGGACATCGACGACGGCATCGACCGCAAGGTGCTGGCACAACTGCGCCAGCGCTTCCTCAAGATCAACGCCGGCCGCCTGCAACGCGCCAGCGAAGCGCTGTCCAGCCGTCAGCAACTGGTGCTGCGGCTGCTTCCGCTGCTGTTCGACGTCAATCATCCACTGTTGCCCGGCTATGTCTCCGCCTCCACCCCCGCCGGCCTCTCCGGCTTCGTTCCGGACGACGACATCCTCGCCGAAGCCCAGCGCCTCACACGATCCTTCAGCTACAAGACGCGCCGCGGCAATCCGCCGCTGCCGATCCACGGACTGTTCCTGATGGGCAGCCTGGGAACCGTCGCGCAGGCCGAGCAAAGCGACCTCGACCTGTGGGTCTGCCATGCCTCCGAGCTGTCCGCCCCGGAGCTGGGCGAGCTGCGCCGCAAGTGCGACCTGCTGGAGCAATGGGCCGCCACCCAGGGTACGGAGGTGCACTGCTTCCTCGTCGAGCCACAGCGTTTCACCCAGGGCGCCCGCGAGGCGCGGCTGACCTCCGACGACTGCGGCACCAGCCAGCACTACCTGCTGCTCGACGAGTTCTACCGCACGGCGATCTGGCTTGGCGGACGCACCCCACTATGGTGGCTGGTGCCGGTCTATGAGGAAGGGCGTTACGCCGAGTACTGCCAGACCCTGCTGAACAAGCGCTTCATCCGCGCCGACGAAGTCCTCGACCTCGGGCACCTCGCGCACATTCCGCCGGGCGAGTTCATCGGCGCCGGCATGTGGCAGTTGTTCAAGGGCATCGAATCGCCCTATAAATCCGTGCTCAAGCTGCTGCTCACCGAGGTCTACGCCAGCGAGCATCCGCAGGTGGCTTGCCTGAGCCTGCGCTACAAGCAGGCCATCTATGCCGGCCGCCTCGACCTCGAAGAACTCGACCCCTACGTGATGCTCTACCGTCGCCTCGAAGAATACCTGGTGGCGCGCGGCGAGCAGGAACGCCTGGAACTGATCCGCCGCTGCCTGTACCTGAAGGTCGGCAAGAAGCTAGGCCGCCCGCCGCGCCAGGGCCGCAAGAGCTGGCAGCGCAAGGTGATGGAGCGCCTGTCCGCCGAGTGGAAATGGGACAGCCGCGCCTTCGGCCTGCTCGACAGCCGCAGCCAGTGGAAAGTCCGCCAGGTGCTGCTGGAGCGCCGCGCACTGGTCAACGAGCTGACCCACAGCTATCGCTTCCTTTCCCAGTTCGCTCGCCTGCAACAAGCCGCCAGCGGTATCAACCCGAGGGACCTGGGCATCCTCGGCCGACGCCTTTACGCCGCGTTCGAACGCAAGGCGGGCAAGGTGGAATTCATCAACCCGGGCATCGCCCCGGACATGGCCGAAGACATCCTCACCCTCGCCCACCTGCCTGCCGGAGAAGCAGGCAAACCGCCCTACTGGGCACTGTTCGCCGGCAACCTGTCGCTGCAGGAAATGGCTGATTTCGCGCCACTGCGCCGCGCCCGCGACCTGATGGAACTGCTCGCCTGGAGCCACCGCAACGGCGTGATCGACACCAGCACGCGGCTGTCGCTGCAACCCGGCGCCAGCGACCTGAGCGAATTCGAACTGCAGAACCTGCTCGGCTGCCTGCAACAGGCCTTCCCGCTGCCGCTGGCGGAAGTGCCGGAAAGCGCCCTGCTGCGCAGCAGTGTGCCGTCGCAGGCGTTGATCCTGGTGAACGTCGGCATCGATCCGTTACGCCAGCACAGCCAGATGAACGTGCACATGACCACCGAGCGCACCGACTCCCTCGGCTACTCCGGCGTACGCGACAATCTGGTGCTGACCCTCGACCAGATCACCCTGAACAGTTGGAACGAACTGCTGGTCAGCCGCTTCGCCGGGCCGCACGCGCTGCTCGACTGCCTGCGCGAATTCCTCAACGGCCTGCCCGGTGACGCGCCACCGCCACGCCTGGTGGTACGCTGCTACTGCCGTAACCGCGCCAACGCCATCGCGCAGCGCGTGGAAGAACTGTTCCGCGATGCCTACGCACAGCTCGCCAGCGGGCGCGGCGGGCGCTACCTGTTACAGGTGCGCCGGCACTTCCACTTGCTGCACCTGCTGCCGGGCAACGTCAGCCACCGGGTGATCGAGGGTTTGCCGGCGCTGATCGAGCATCTGGGCGACACCCAGGACGACAGCGGCGTACTGCAACTGGATCGGCATGCGCTCGAAGGCGACGATCTCGCCATGATCCTGCCGCTGGGCCGCGCCAATACCGTGCAAGTGTTCTACCGCCTGGACGAGGGCAGCGCGGAAGTCACCGTCCTCGACGAGCGCAACGCACTCTGGCGCCGACGCCAGGACTACGACAGCGAGGAAGGCCTGCTGCTGCCGCTGCAACGCTTCCTGCAATCGGTGCAGTACCGCCGCAACGCCATGATCCCGCTGCTGCTCGAAGCCCAGGGGCCGGTCGGGGCGGACATTCTCTTCTACGAAGTGATCGGCAACGGGCACCAGCGCGCGCAACGCGTCGAACGGCGCAACGCGCCACAGGCGCTGGAAGCACTGCCTTACTACAACGTGCAGGCGATCGTCGAACCTGGCGACGGCCAACGCGCGCGCACCACGCTGTACTGCAACCATCGCGAATTCTCGGAGCTGGAGTTCGGCGCCGAGCTGTTCCAGGCGGCAGCCCGGCATATCCTCGACCGGCGGCGCGGCCAGGAGCGCTATCCGT
The Pseudomonas triclosanedens DNA segment above includes these coding regions:
- a CDS encoding TIGR02647 family protein codes for the protein MAFTEEMVAELDLLALYDLENSQAGLKVHHDASKEAVAAAERLHAKGLIDKPDGGYLTSLGLDAAEHAQVLLGILRSS
- a CDS encoding MmyB family transcriptional regulator codes for the protein MNNPAHNNPAQPVGALLRQWRQRRRLSQLDLACDAEISTRHLSFVETGRALPSREMLLHLAEQLDIPLRERNRLLSAAGYAPVYSEKGLDDPALTVAKQAIDQLLMAHEPNPAMVVDRHWNLLASNRTVNIFLIGVAPELLQPPINVLRMSLHPDGLAPRILNLGPWKAHVLERLQRDYEASGDPALQALREEVAAYPAPPYDEAASGDMVLIPVQLQTELGVCSLIGTITVFGTPVDVTLSELALETFFPADPDSARILRQLNGMD
- the ppk2 gene encoding polyphosphate kinase 2, translating into MALTVAMAPRGSNEDSTSADLPASYPYRKRMQRREYEVQKAKLQVELLKVQNWVKETGQRIVVLFEGRDAAGKGGTIKRFTEHLNPRGARVVALEKPSDAERGQWYFQRYIQHLPTAGEIVFLDRSWYNRAGVERVMGFCTPRQYLEFMQQTPDLERMLVRNGIHLFKYWFSVSREEQLRRFVSRRDDPLKHWKLSPIDIQSLDRWDDYTQAKEAMFFHTDTADAPWVVVKSDDKKRARLNCLRHFLHSLDYPGKDLKIARAPDELLVGRAAELDCDELERPLPTMPATEREVPASA
- a CDS encoding class I adenylate cyclase, whose translation is MTLIHEIRPDIDDGIDRKVLAQLRQRFLKINAGRLQRASEALSSRQQLVLRLLPLLFDVNHPLLPGYVSASTPAGLSGFVPDDDILAEAQRLTRSFSYKTRRGNPPLPIHGLFLMGSLGTVAQAEQSDLDLWVCHASELSAPELGELRRKCDLLEQWAATQGTEVHCFLVEPQRFTQGAREARLTSDDCGTSQHYLLLDEFYRTAIWLGGRTPLWWLVPVYEEGRYAEYCQTLLNKRFIRADEVLDLGHLAHIPPGEFIGAGMWQLFKGIESPYKSVLKLLLTEVYASEHPQVACLSLRYKQAIYAGRLDLEELDPYVMLYRRLEEYLVARGEQERLELIRRCLYLKVGKKLGRPPRQGRKSWQRKVMERLSAEWKWDSRAFGLLDSRSQWKVRQVLLERRALVNELTHSYRFLSQFARLQQAASGINPRDLGILGRRLYAAFERKAGKVEFINPGIAPDMAEDILTLAHLPAGEAGKPPYWALFAGNLSLQEMADFAPLRRARDLMELLAWSHRNGVIDTSTRLSLQPGASDLSEFELQNLLGCLQQAFPLPLAEVPESALLRSSVPSQALILVNVGIDPLRQHSQMNVHMTTERTDSLGYSGVRDNLVLTLDQITLNSWNELLVSRFAGPHALLDCLREFLNGLPGDAPPPRLVVRCYCRNRANAIAQRVEELFRDAYAQLASGRGGRYLLQVRRHFHLLHLLPGNVSHRVIEGLPALIEHLGDTQDDSGVLQLDRHALEGDDLAMILPLGRANTVQVFYRLDEGSAEVTVLDERNALWRRRQDYDSEEGLLLPLQRFLQSVQYRRNAMIPLLLEAQGPVGADILFYEVIGNGHQRAQRVERRNAPQALEALPYYNVQAIVEPGDGQRARTTLYCNHREFSELEFGAELFQAAARHILDRRRGQERYPCYITDLDLSAMQEGGELQTVHFLRYKQSLEQALNRALAEA
- a CDS encoding 2-hydroxychromene-2-carboxylate isomerase, whose translation is MSKSVEFYFDFGSPTSYLAYTQLPAICAETGAELVYRPVLLGGVFQATGNSSPIAVPAKGRYTMIDIDRFARRYGVPLKMNPHFPINTLTLMRAATGVQMRQPERFEALLACVFKGMWVDALNLGDPAVLGPLLAGAGFDPQALLALSADQEVKDALKANTEAAIKRGMFGAPTMFVGNDMFFGQDRLDFVREALA
- a CDS encoding magnesium transporter CorA family protein, with translation MITYYTLVGDRLVRHNGNECHGMPKDTLWIDLFQPTAEEEQLLESIIAVDVPTQEEMAEIEDSSRFYESKGALYMTTTVVGGIREHKPSTSEVTCVLTPHWLVTVRYTDLLAFRTFEARTQRGGCEGASDQLFVSLMDSVVDRIADVLETVQKQLDTLSNGIFHEGGAKGGKADLQGIVKQLGRSNSLLSKLNESLLSISRPLAYFRQGNNGWISDEVKLGMKSVERDVRSLSEYQSKMSGEITFLLDATLGLINIEQNSIIKVFSIAAVLFLPPTLVGTVYGMNFEHMPELAWLAGYPMALVAMVISAIIPYYWFKYKGWL
- a CDS encoding SDR family oxidoreductase: MSQNRKVVLVIGAGDATGGAIARRFAREGYIACVTRRSADKLQPLVDAIRAEGGEAHGFASDARKEEAVIELVETIERDIGPIEAFVFNIGANVPCSILEETARKYFKIWEMACFSGFLTGREVAKRMVKRQRGTILFTGATAGLRGASGFAAFAGAKHGIRALAQSMARELGPMGLHVAHVVVDGAIDTEFIRDNFPERYKLKDQDGILAPEHIADSYWYLHSQPRDAWTFELDLRPWIERW
- a CDS encoding Crp/Fnr family transcriptional regulator, which gives rise to MTDANPYLLRLVEGRWFQALPDSLRQALCGAAVVRRLPAGQRLFARGDAPCGLYCVVEGAMRISVVGENGKEALLALVEPPNWFGEICLFDGQPRTHDAFAEGATTLLQVPQVPLQAMLTQHPEYWRDFALLMSHKLRITFAVLEELSLLPAAPRLARRLLMIAEGYGESSTCKRELHLPQEQLAAMLSLSRQTTNQILKDLEAQGILRLSYGGIEILDRDRLRDAAHA
- a CDS encoding Mpo1 family 2-hydroxy fatty acid dioxygenase, with the translated sequence MKTLVDHLAQYAAYHRDRRNIVSHFIGIPMIVLSIATLLSRPGFDLAGLTIAPATLLALASIIFYLRLDLRFGLLMTALLALSLWGGALFAAGSTASWLAWGIGLFVVGWIIQFVGHWYEGRKPAFIDDLTGLIVGPLFVAAEAAFLLGLRDEVRHAVEERAGPTCIRDKNATA